From Geotalea uraniireducens Rf4:
GACGGAATCGGACGGTTTGAACGAAAAACCGGAAAAGGAAACATCGCCTCCCCAGCGGAGATTTGTCAGGTCTTTATCGTTACTTTTAGCGTTGATGACGGCCTGGATTCTACCGGCTGGCTGGTATTGCCTGAAATAGGGGAGCATGGCGGCAACTTCGCCGAACTGAAACTGGTTCGTTTTGAGTTCCAGTTGCAAAAGGTTTTTGCCGGTGAAGCGGTAATCGGCGCTGGCGGTGAGTGCCAGCGGCGAGAGGTTGTAGACGAAAGAGGAAAGCCTCGCTTCCTGTTTGGTTATGCTCCCTTTGAAGGCCAGGGTGTTGTTCCGACCGGCCGGTTTGTTGATCAGGTCGGGAAAGCTGTATGAGGCAGAGGTCAGGTTCCAGTCGCCGGCAAGGTTGTAAGCGTGTGTAAAGCCGCTGCCGCTCAGGTGCAGGGTGGAATCTCCCGCAAACGCGAGTTTTTGCCCCTTTTCCCGTCCCAGAAGCCATGCCAGTTCCGCTTGCCGTGGCGCCATTTTCATGGTGAAGGGATAGGACGATGGGGTGTCTAACGGATAGTCGGCGATTTTACCATCAAGCGTAAAGAATGATGAGCCGAAGTTTCCTGACATGTGCAGCAGGTTGAAATCCTTGCCGCGCATCTCCAGCTCGCCCTTGATGCCGTTGAAGGTCGGTACCTGCGCCCCGTAGGAGACGAGCCCTTTTTCAACTTTCCCCTTGATGAAGAGGACGTTGTAGTTCTGTCCGCGTTCCATGTGCAGTATCTGGCTTACCCGCCCATCGAGCCTGCCTTCGTCAAGCTTGTACGTGCCGCCTTTTATGTGCTGTTCTATGAAATCGGCCGGATCCTTGACGATTACACCGTACGGAATATATCCGCCAAACTCCTCCAGCCTGAACTGGGACGTTGAGGCATGGGCAACAATGCGGGGGTCGCCGCTGTGTATGTCTTTGATTGCGCAGTTTCCCTTGACGTTCAGTCCGTCGACCGTCAGGTTGAGGGACTTCACCGATATATCCCGGTTAGTCAGCTCCATATCATAGCGGAAATGAAGATCCCTGGGGGCGAGAACGGCGTGAAAGACCTGTGGATAATCGAAGCGGAGGCCGGAGATCTTCATCTCACCGTTTGATGTGAAAGCGAAAAAACTGCCGATAAAGTTTGTATCGATATCAAACCGTCCCAGAATTTTACGGAACGGAACATATTTGCTGTAATATGGCCAGAAGTGGGCGACATCAAGGTTTTTAGCGTCCAGCTTCATATTGAATGACGTTTCACTTAAAGGCTTGTCCTTGTCGGAAAGCTTTGCTGTGCCGGCGAGCGAAAACCTGTTTCCCTTGCTAAAACCGGCAATGGAAGCGGTTAATTTTACGTCGCAACTTTTGCTTCTGGCAAACTGACTGATGTTGAGGTCGGTATTTTCCAGAACGGTAGTTATACCCGCAGGGGTGATGGCCATGTCCTGGAAACGAATGGTCCCCTTTTTGAGTCGGATTCCCTTCAGATGCAGGGTTACGGCGGTTTTTTTCGCTTCCAGCAGGTCGCTTATGTTGGAAATGCCTTGATTGTCCCGGCTGAGCGCAATATCGGGGCGATCAAAAACCATTTCCTTGAGAGAAACCTTTTTTTCCAAAAGAGGCAGCAGGGCTATTTTAAAAGTGAGCCTCTTGGCGGTAACGAAATTTGTCAAGCCGTCCTTTTCCTTGACGACGACGTTGGAAAAGGTGAAGGATGGGCCGAATTGCAGGGAGAACTCCCCCTTTTCATAGAAGACCCGGCGGTTAAGGGATTTTTCTATCTCAGCGAGGATCTGCGTCTTATAGCTTTCCAGGTGGAAGAGTTTGTCGAGAAGGACAGTCACTCCGCCGCCGGCGACGAGAACGATGATGAGAATAGAAAGCAGGATTATGATTTTTTTGCGCTGTATATGCATGGAATGATATCTGGTTGTTTTGGGCTCTTGCCGGATTAGTGGCGATCTTGAAGGAGTATACTCCTCCCACGACCCAGGTGCAAGCATGTCATGTGGTTTACTATCGGCGGTGCGGCAGGATAGGATTAGTTGAAATTAACTTGCGTGTGGCGATTTTGCTTTAAAGAAGCCGCAATGTGGGCCGATAAGAAGACTGTAAGCGCCGGTTTGCCCGGCACTGAACAGTTTGCAAGGAGGTTTTTCTGCATGAAAAAAGTTTTGATCGTCGATGACAGTATAGCGGTTGTACGCCAGCTCGAGAAAATCGTCAGCGGAACAGGCGAGTTTTCGGTGGTTGGCCATGC
This genomic window contains:
- a CDS encoding YhdP family protein — translated: MHIQRKKIIILLSILIIVLVAGGGVTVLLDKLFHLESYKTQILAEIEKSLNRRVFYEKGEFSLQFGPSFTFSNVVVKEKDGLTNFVTAKRLTFKIALLPLLEKKVSLKEMVFDRPDIALSRDNQGISNISDLLEAKKTAVTLHLKGIRLKKGTIRFQDMAITPAGITTVLENTDLNISQFARSKSCDVKLTASIAGFSKGNRFSLAGTAKLSDKDKPLSETSFNMKLDAKNLDVAHFWPYYSKYVPFRKILGRFDIDTNFIGSFFAFTSNGEMKISGLRFDYPQVFHAVLAPRDLHFRYDMELTNRDISVKSLNLTVDGLNVKGNCAIKDIHSGDPRIVAHASTSQFRLEEFGGYIPYGVIVKDPADFIEQHIKGGTYKLDEGRLDGRVSQILHMERGQNYNVLFIKGKVEKGLVSYGAQVPTFNGIKGELEMRGKDFNLLHMSGNFGSSFFTLDGKIADYPLDTPSSYPFTMKMAPRQAELAWLLGREKGQKLAFAGDSTLHLSGSGFTHAYNLAGDWNLTSASYSFPDLINKPAGRNNTLAFKGSITKQEARLSSFVYNLSPLALTASADYRFTGKNLLQLELKTNQFQFGEVAAMLPYFRQYQPAGRIQAVINAKSNDKDLTNLRWGGDVSFSGFSFKPSDSVKTVSNMTGAVRFKGDSLETSQLSVKLGNSTIYGKGSLTGFKNPTFNITFASSSLYFSDLGLHVPQKEVRTEKLQGNISLTDNNLQIKTLSGQINNSQLNIKGTVQDIKNPKIDITVNSPHLEIEDILLLSKLEQVNIKDKSPMRIGLKATILASSGKFKDMDFKRLKTVAMLDDKILYLQPVEFSAFGGDVSGKGRFDFGTNGAPRYHVSFNLNKVSAEKVTRAVGVKKQEITGTLTMQGELTAKGNTGDDIKKTALGSVKLSIEEGSLRKFSTLSKIFSILNVSQLLKLQLPDMVSGGMPFNEITGSIAIRDGVISTKDLFIDSDAMNISAVGKLDLIKEELDATIGVQPLQTVDKVVSHIPIVGWILTGKDKTLITAYFEAKGKADDPKVTAIPVKSLARGVFDIFKRVFELPGRLITDTGEVIIGK